One Lentisphaera araneosa HTCC2155 genomic region harbors:
- a CDS encoding HAD family hydrolase yields MILNNIQAAVFDMDGLLLDTERICCEILTQVFKEYDQELSLDEYRSLIGLNSREVRLRIAQKLGPTHDLEPFVKLWKSRYFVQTVEKAAPVKQGVVALLEYLKQEEIPMVVATSTDHATAEKKLAKAGLIKYFSILVGGDQIEHSKPAPDIYLSAAQKLGVDSLNCLAFEDSRYGVEAALNAGMQTIHIPDMLELPQGLLERCAGVYRDCGDFLNIFDKVNT; encoded by the coding sequence ATGATTCTAAATAATATACAAGCAGCTGTTTTTGATATGGATGGCCTTCTTCTCGATACGGAGAGGATATGTTGTGAAATCTTGACGCAAGTCTTCAAAGAATATGATCAAGAATTATCTCTCGATGAGTATCGTTCTTTGATAGGTTTAAATAGTCGAGAAGTTCGTTTGCGAATCGCGCAAAAACTGGGGCCGACTCATGACTTGGAGCCATTCGTCAAGCTTTGGAAAAGTCGCTATTTTGTGCAAACAGTTGAGAAAGCGGCGCCCGTGAAACAAGGAGTTGTTGCTTTGTTGGAGTACTTGAAACAAGAAGAAATTCCGATGGTGGTGGCGACATCTACAGACCATGCAACAGCGGAAAAAAAGTTGGCCAAAGCGGGGCTAATAAAATATTTTTCTATTCTTGTTGGTGGAGATCAAATCGAGCATAGTAAGCCCGCTCCAGATATTTATTTAAGCGCGGCCCAAAAACTTGGAGTCGATTCATTAAATTGTTTGGCCTTTGAAGATTCACGTTACGGAGTGGAGGCGGCGTTGAATGCGGGCATGCAAACGATTCACATTCCCGATATGCTTGAACTTCCCCAGGGCTTACTTGAGCGTTGTGCGGGTGTTTATCGTGATTGCGGAGATTTTTTAAATATTTTCGATAAGGTAAATACTTAA
- a CDS encoding DUF1592 domain-containing protein yields the protein MKLFPFFLFFTLMSYGWCAVDLIESKCCRCHKPGKEKGGLDLQSLLPKEQGHLRSPQKWKRAWSYLKSHEMPPQDSKKISLEDRENMTVWLEDSLSKTYMSIDPEISALKPRRLNKQEYQNTLQDLLYLSKAPSLNLPSDNSGYGFDNIAELLSVTSLSMEKYLKYSKQVLDQAILDELPQHKEWTFDVESMTRLPKASGRVIEDVHHVWANGSLSVNFTLKHQGKYRIQMKAEGDQAGDEKVQVEIAVNDKKLKTIDVSAEETKAEGYSLDVDLEPGTHKVKVSFINDYNHPLHGDRNFHFHNLKISGPQKLPAIPQSHQRLVPKDQKFDVILKRFMERAYRRPVSVKESESFNRVYKELRAQGDGHLKALKSCFLAVLVSPKFLFRVEQKPKAAITMLNDYELASRLSYFLWSSMPDERLFHLAQKNDLNKVEVLRTEVKRMLESYRAKQFVKNFSGQWLQVRNLEFVDVSNRKFPAWNGGLKESMKMEVYAYFSYVLENNLPLSFFIRGYQLFINEKLAKHYGVKGKYQWNIKAVPAFAGRDSILSTASVLTVTSEASRTSPVKRGKWILEEMLGFTPPPPPPGVSALEEGDENHVGMTISQQLAKHREDPDCAVCHLRMDPLGLSFENYNPIGQWRDTYELGKAIDLGGRLPDGSQLSGLADVQNYLMNNETEFQHTVIEKLMIYALGRGLEPGDYRTLYEIHQKTLENSCRLEDVIIELVLSKVFRYKS from the coding sequence TTGAAACTTTTTCCCTTCTTTCTCTTTTTTACGCTCATGAGCTATGGGTGGTGTGCTGTTGATTTGATTGAGTCAAAATGTTGCCGATGCCATAAACCTGGAAAAGAAAAGGGTGGCTTAGATTTACAATCATTATTACCAAAAGAGCAAGGTCATTTGCGGTCACCGCAAAAATGGAAACGTGCTTGGAGCTATTTAAAGAGCCATGAGATGCCTCCGCAAGATAGTAAAAAAATCAGCTTAGAAGATCGGGAAAATATGACTGTTTGGCTCGAGGATAGCTTGAGTAAAACCTACATGTCCATAGATCCTGAAATTAGTGCTCTAAAACCTAGGCGTTTAAATAAGCAGGAGTACCAGAATACGCTTCAAGACTTGCTCTACCTCAGTAAGGCTCCGAGTTTAAACCTGCCTTCCGATAACTCTGGTTACGGCTTTGATAATATTGCCGAGCTCCTTAGTGTGACCTCACTTTCAATGGAAAAGTATTTGAAATATAGTAAACAAGTTCTTGATCAAGCCATTTTAGATGAATTACCCCAGCATAAAGAGTGGACTTTTGATGTCGAAAGTATGACGCGTTTGCCAAAAGCAAGTGGGCGAGTTATTGAAGATGTTCACCATGTGTGGGCGAATGGTAGTTTGTCGGTGAATTTCACTCTAAAGCATCAAGGTAAATACAGAATTCAGATGAAAGCAGAGGGAGACCAGGCAGGTGATGAAAAGGTCCAGGTTGAAATAGCAGTCAATGACAAGAAACTAAAAACTATTGATGTAAGTGCCGAAGAAACTAAAGCGGAAGGCTATTCTTTGGATGTGGACTTAGAACCTGGGACTCATAAAGTGAAGGTTTCCTTTATAAACGATTATAATCATCCTCTTCACGGCGATCGCAATTTCCATTTTCATAACTTAAAGATTAGTGGACCTCAAAAACTTCCTGCAATCCCTCAAAGCCATCAGCGCTTGGTACCAAAGGATCAAAAATTTGATGTGATTCTTAAACGTTTCATGGAGAGGGCCTACCGGCGTCCTGTAAGTGTGAAAGAATCAGAGAGCTTTAATCGAGTTTACAAGGAATTACGTGCTCAAGGAGATGGGCATTTGAAAGCTTTGAAAAGCTGTTTTTTGGCGGTCTTAGTTTCACCAAAATTTTTGTTTCGAGTCGAGCAAAAACCTAAAGCAGCAATAACAATGCTCAACGATTACGAGTTAGCTTCGCGTTTGTCATACTTTTTGTGGTCCAGCATGCCCGATGAAAGGCTTTTTCATTTAGCTCAAAAAAATGACTTGAATAAGGTCGAAGTTTTAAGGACCGAAGTGAAACGCATGCTGGAGTCTTATCGAGCAAAACAATTTGTGAAGAATTTTTCGGGTCAGTGGTTACAAGTGAGAAATTTAGAATTTGTGGATGTGAGTAACCGCAAATTCCCAGCTTGGAATGGCGGGCTTAAAGAGTCTATGAAAATGGAAGTCTACGCGTACTTCTCTTATGTGTTAGAAAATAACTTGCCGCTGAGTTTTTTTATCCGTGGGTATCAATTATTTATCAATGAAAAGCTGGCGAAGCACTATGGAGTTAAAGGTAAATATCAATGGAATATAAAAGCAGTCCCTGCTTTTGCGGGGCGCGATAGTATTTTGTCAACGGCATCTGTTTTAACAGTGACTTCAGAGGCGTCGAGAACAAGTCCCGTTAAACGAGGAAAATGGATACTGGAAGAAATGTTGGGTTTCACACCACCTCCGCCACCTCCCGGAGTTTCGGCTTTAGAAGAAGGTGATGAGAATCATGTGGGAATGACGATTTCTCAGCAACTTGCCAAGCATAGAGAAGATCCAGATTGCGCGGTTTGTCATTTGCGAATGGATCCATTAGGACTGAGTTTTGAAAACTACAATCCCATCGGCCAATGGCGCGATACTTATGAATTAGGGAAAGCGATTGATTTAGGAGGACGCTTACCCGACGGAAGTCAATTAAGTGGTTTGGCTGATGTGCAAAATTACTTAATGAATAACGAAACTGAGTTTCAGCATACAGTGATAGAAAAGCTAATGATATACGCCTTGGGTAGGGGCTTAGAGCCTGGTGATTATCGGACGCTTTATGAGATTCACCAAAAAACACTTGAAAACTCCTGTCGTCTCGAAGATGTTATTATAGAACTTGTTTTATCAAAAGTCTTTAGGTATAAATCTTAA